In the genome of Pseudomonas bubulae, one region contains:
- a CDS encoding Fur family transcriptional regulator: MPITPLASRPHDHSHCVHSALTEADALCAQKGLRLTALRRRVLELVWQSHKPLGAYDILAVLSEQDGRRAAPPTVYRALDFLLDNGLVHRISSLNAFVGCSHPEHPHQGQFLICRNCHAAIELEQKSISDAIINSARDVGFTVEGQTVEVVGLCSGCREA, encoded by the coding sequence ATGCCTATAACACCGCTTGCCAGCCGTCCCCACGACCATTCTCATTGTGTCCATAGCGCCCTGACCGAGGCCGATGCCTTGTGTGCGCAAAAGGGCCTGCGCCTGACCGCCTTGCGTCGACGGGTGCTTGAGCTGGTGTGGCAAAGCCACAAGCCGCTGGGTGCCTACGACATTCTTGCAGTACTGAGCGAGCAGGATGGCCGTCGCGCTGCGCCGCCTACCGTTTATCGGGCTTTGGACTTCCTGCTCGACAATGGCCTGGTGCACCGCATTTCCTCACTCAACGCTTTTGTTGGCTGCAGCCACCCCGAGCACCCGCACCAGGGCCAGTTCCTGATTTGCCGCAACTGCCACGCCGCCATCGAGCTTGAGCAAAAGTCCATCAGCGACGCAATTATCAATAGCGCCCGGGATGTCGGCTTTACTGTCGAAGGCCAGACTGTCGAAGTGGTCGGTTTGTGTTCGGGTTGCCGGGAGGCCTGA
- the znuC gene encoding zinc ABC transporter ATP-binding protein ZnuC codes for MSAALIRLQHVTVTYAGQNVLDNIELSVEPGQIVTLIGPNGAGKTTLVKAVLGLLKPTSGSVWRKPKLRVGYMPQKLHVDPTLPLSVLRFLRLVPGVDRAQALEALKEVGAEKVIDSPVQSVSGGEMQRVLLARALLRKPELLVLDEPVQGVDVAGQSELYALITRLRDRHGCGVLMVSHDLHLVMSTTDQVVCLNRHVCCSGHPEQVSGDPAFVELFGKNAQSLAIYHHHHDHAHDLHGSVVSENNPAASAHVHGEGCKHG; via the coding sequence ATGAGCGCTGCACTGATACGCCTGCAACATGTCACTGTGACCTATGCCGGGCAAAACGTACTCGACAATATCGAGCTGAGCGTTGAACCGGGCCAGATCGTGACCCTGATCGGTCCCAACGGCGCCGGCAAGACCACGCTGGTCAAAGCCGTGCTCGGCCTGCTCAAGCCCACCAGCGGCAGCGTATGGCGCAAGCCCAAGCTGCGCGTGGGCTATATGCCGCAAAAGCTTCACGTTGACCCGACATTGCCATTGTCCGTGTTGCGCTTTTTGCGCCTGGTGCCCGGTGTAGACCGTGCCCAGGCCCTTGAGGCGCTAAAGGAAGTCGGTGCTGAAAAGGTCATCGATAGCCCGGTGCAAAGCGTGTCCGGTGGTGAAATGCAGCGCGTGCTGCTGGCCCGCGCCCTGCTGCGCAAGCCCGAATTGCTGGTGCTCGACGAGCCGGTGCAAGGCGTGGACGTGGCCGGTCAATCGGAGCTGTATGCCCTCATCACCCGCCTGCGCGACCGCCACGGCTGCGGCGTGCTGATGGTCTCCCACGATTTGCATCTGGTGATGAGCACCACCGATCAGGTGGTATGCCTCAACCGCCACGTCTGTTGTTCGGGCCATCCCGAGCAGGTGAGTGGTGACCCGGCTTTCGTTGAGCTATTTGGCAAAAACGCACAAAGCCTGGCGATTTATCACCACCATCACGACCATGCTCATGACTTGCATGGCTCAGTGGTTAGCGAAAATAACCCGGCGGCATCCGCCCACGTTCATGGAGAAGGCTGCAAGCATGGCTGA
- a CDS encoding zinc ABC transporter substrate-binding protein ZnuA: MPRLFSLFLALSASLLVISPARAEVNVLTSIKPLQLIAAAVQDGVGHPEVLLPPNASPHNYALRPSDVRRVQSADLLYWIGPDMEGFLPRVIKGRTLPSVTVQTLPGLKLRHFAEDSHSHEEDAAEHDHDHRPGTLDAHLWLAPDNARVIAAKMAADLSEKDPANATRYQSNLKAFNERLDALNARLKTRLAGIADKPFFVFHEGYDYFESAYGIKHTGTFSVASEVQPGAQHVAAMRKRLQEVGKTCVFSDPPLRPRLADTLTAGLPVKLAELDALGGYTPATAQGYEQLLEKLGNDLAGCLESL; the protein is encoded by the coding sequence GTGCCCCGTCTTTTTTCCCTTTTTCTTGCTCTAAGCGCCAGTTTGCTTGTGATCAGCCCGGCCCGGGCCGAGGTCAACGTGCTGACCAGCATCAAGCCCCTGCAACTGATTGCCGCTGCCGTGCAGGACGGCGTGGGGCATCCGGAGGTGCTTTTACCGCCCAATGCCTCACCGCATAACTATGCGCTGCGCCCATCCGACGTACGGCGCGTGCAGTCAGCAGACCTTCTCTACTGGATCGGTCCGGACATGGAAGGGTTTCTGCCACGAGTGATCAAGGGCCGCACCCTGCCATCGGTTACGGTACAAACCCTGCCGGGCTTGAAATTGCGTCATTTCGCCGAAGATAGCCATTCGCACGAAGAAGATGCCGCCGAACATGATCACGATCATCGTCCCGGCACCCTGGATGCACACTTGTGGCTGGCTCCGGACAATGCGCGGGTGATCGCCGCGAAAATGGCGGCGGACCTGAGTGAAAAAGACCCTGCCAATGCGACCAGGTATCAAAGCAATCTCAAGGCCTTCAATGAACGCCTGGATGCGTTGAATGCGCGCCTCAAAACGCGACTGGCCGGGATTGCCGACAAACCGTTCTTCGTCTTCCACGAAGGCTACGACTATTTTGAAAGCGCTTACGGCATCAAGCACACGGGCACCTTCAGTGTGGCTTCGGAAGTTCAGCCGGGCGCCCAGCACGTAGCCGCCATGCGCAAGCGTCTGCAGGAAGTGGGCAAGACCTGTGTCTTCAGCGATCCGCCGCTGCGTCCGCGCCTGGCTGACACCCTGACGGCCGGGTTGCCGGTCAAGTTGGCGGAGCTGGATGCCCTGGGTGGCTACACCCCGGCGACGGCGCAGGGGTATGAGCAGTTGCTGGAAAAACTCGGCAATGACCTGGCGGGGTGTCTGGAAAGCTTGTAA
- a CDS encoding PA5502 family lipoprotein, with product MKLFNSRYLLLAAFSLLLGACQSTPSADTTAAAARATAIAQLEQNLASSELATAEDQLSALQAQTPDDPQLVQYQRQLAEAYLQRSQIVLQKGDVNAAATALSRARALMPKAPALTGGVNSAIAQARKAELDKAEAALKAAEARPPAKVIDPAAESTTVALNINDIAKLRHQLDLIAQDIVNYQCAVSLQVPRTADYPWLATLISKRVKKIDPGFDLKLNRQVIRHVPAQMVLIPSKPE from the coding sequence ATGAAGCTGTTCAACTCCCGTTACTTGCTCCTGGCCGCATTTTCCCTGCTGCTGGGCGCCTGCCAAAGCACGCCGTCGGCCGACACTACTGCCGCCGCCGCACGCGCTACGGCCATCGCACAGCTGGAGCAAAACCTGGCCAGCAGTGAACTCGCGACCGCTGAAGACCAATTGAGCGCCTTGCAGGCGCAAACCCCGGATGATCCGCAGTTGGTGCAGTACCAGCGCCAACTGGCCGAGGCCTACCTGCAACGCAGCCAGATCGTCCTGCAAAAGGGTGATGTCAACGCGGCAGCTACCGCCCTGAGCCGTGCCCGCGCCCTGATGCCCAAGGCCCCTGCACTGACCGGTGGGGTCAATAGCGCCATTGCCCAGGCCCGCAAGGCCGAGCTGGACAAGGCTGAAGCCGCCCTCAAGGCTGCCGAGGCCCGACCACCGGCCAAGGTGATCGACCCGGCGGCCGAAAGCACCACCGTTGCACTGAACATCAACGATATTGCCAAACTTCGCCATCAACTGGATTTGATCGCGCAAGATATCGTCAATTACCAGTGCGCCGTCAGCCTGCAGGTTCCGCGTACGGCGGATTATCCATGGCTGGCCACACTGATCAGCAAGCGGGTTAAAAAGATCGACCCCGGGTTTGACCTCAAGCTGAACCGTCAAGTCATTCGCCACGTACCCGCACAAATGGTGCTGATCCCCAGCAAACCGGAATAA
- the znuB gene encoding zinc ABC transporter permease subunit ZnuB has protein sequence MADFLLYALLAGLALAIVAGPLGSFVVWRRMAYFGDTLSHAALLGVALGFLLDISPTIAVTVGCLLLAVLLVTLQQRQSLASDTLLGILAPSTLSLGLVVLSFMHEVRIDLMAYLFGDLLAISPTDLMWILGGSATVLALLVALWRPLLAITVHEELAMVEGLPVAALRLALMLLIAVVIAVAMKIVGVLLITSLLIIPAAAAQRHARSPEQMALGASALGILAVVGGLALSWFKDTPAGPSIVVCAAALFLLSFVLPRRGV, from the coding sequence ATGGCTGATTTTCTGCTTTACGCCCTGCTGGCAGGTCTGGCTTTGGCAATAGTTGCAGGCCCTTTGGGGTCATTCGTGGTGTGGCGGCGCATGGCCTACTTCGGCGACACGTTATCGCACGCAGCCCTGTTGGGCGTAGCCCTGGGGTTCCTGCTGGATATCAGCCCGACCATTGCCGTGACCGTGGGCTGCCTGTTGCTGGCGGTGCTGTTGGTCACGCTGCAGCAGCGACAGTCGCTGGCATCCGACACACTGCTCGGAATTCTCGCCCCCAGCACCTTGTCCCTCGGGCTGGTCGTACTAAGCTTCATGCATGAAGTGCGGATCGACCTGATGGCGTATTTGTTTGGTGACCTGCTGGCCATCAGCCCAACCGACCTGATGTGGATCCTGGGTGGCAGCGCGACGGTTCTGGCCTTGCTGGTTGCACTGTGGCGACCATTGCTGGCGATCACCGTGCATGAAGAGCTGGCCATGGTTGAAGGCCTGCCCGTGGCGGCGTTACGATTGGCCCTGATGCTGTTGATTGCGGTGGTGATTGCCGTGGCGATGAAAATCGTCGGCGTGTTGCTGATTACCTCCTTGCTGATTATTCCGGCGGCCGCGGCCCAGCGTCATGCTCGCTCGCCGGAGCAAATGGCACTGGGCGCCAGCGCACTGGGCATATTGGCCGTAGTGGGTGGCCTTGCGCTGTCATGGTTTAAGGACACGCCAGCAGGCCCGTCGATTGTGGTGTGTGCCGCAGCACTGTTTTTGTTGAGTTTTGTTCTACCCCGTCGAGGGGTGTAG